In Callithrix jacchus isolate 240 chromosome 18, calJac240_pri, whole genome shotgun sequence, one DNA window encodes the following:
- the PEAR1 gene encoding platelet endothelial aggregation receptor 1 isoform X4, which translates to MWGPQCDKPCICGNSSCDPKSGVCACLSGLQPPNCLQPCTPGYYGPACQFRCQCHGAPCDPQNGACFCPAERTGPSCDVSCLQGTAGFFCPSTHPCQNGGVFQAPKGSCSCPPGWMGIICSLPCPEGFHGPNCSQKCRCHNGGLCDRFTGQCRCAPGYTGDRCREECPVGRFGQDCAETCDCGPDARCFPANGACLCEHGFTGDRCTERLCPDGFYGLSCQAPCTCDPEHSLSCHPMNGECSCLPGWAGLHCNESCPQDTHGPGCQEHCLCLHGGVCQAASGLCQCAPGYTGPHCASLCPPDSYGVNCSSRCSCENAIACSPIDGECVCKEGWQRGNCSVPCPSGTWGFGCNASCQCAHEGVCSPQTGACTCTPGWHGARCQLPCPKGQFGEGCASHCDCDHSDGCDPVHGRCQCEAGWTGTRCHLSCPEGLWGVNCSNTCTCKNGGTCLPENGNCVCAPGFRGPSCQRSCQPGRYGKRCVPCKCGNHSSCHPSNGTCYCLAGWTGPDCSQPCPPGHWGENCAQPCQCHHGGTCHPQDGSCICPPGWTGPHCLQGCPLWTFGANCSQPCQCGPGEKCHPETGACVCPPGHSGAPCRIGIQEPFTVMPTTPVAYNSLGAVIGIAVLGSLVVALVALFIGYRHWQKGKEHHHLAVAYSSGRLDGSEYVMPDVPPSYSHYYSNPSYHTLSQCSLNPPPPNKVPSQLFASLQAPEWPGGAHGHDNHATLPADWKRRREHPPGPLDRGSSRLDRSYSYSNGPGPFYNKGLISEDGLGASVASLSSENPYATIRDLPSLPGGPRESSYMEMKGPPSGSPPRQPRQLQLRDSQRRRQPPPQRDSGTYEQPSPLIHDRDSVGPQPPLPPGLPPGHYDSPKNSHIPGHYDLPPVRHPPSPPLRRQDR; encoded by the exons ATGTGGGGGCCACAGTGTGACAAGCCCTGCATCTGCGGCAACAGCTCCTGTGATCCCAAGAGTGGGGTATGTGCTTGCCTTTCTGGTCTGCAGCCCCCAAACTGCCTTCAGCCCTGTACCCCTGGGTACTATGGCCCTGCCTGCCAGTTCCGCTGCCAGTGCCATGGGGCACCCTGCGATCCCCAGAATGGAGCCTGCTTCTGCCCCGCAGAGAGAACTGGGCCCAG CTGTGATGTGTCCTGCCTCCAGGGCACTGCTGGCTTCTTCTGCCCCAGCACCCATCCTTGCCAAAATGGAGGTGTCTTCCAAGCCCCGAAGGGCTCCTGCAGCTGCCCCCCTGGCTGGATG GGCATCATCtgctccctgccctgcccagagGGCTTTCACGGACCCAACTGCTCCCAGAAATGTCGCTGTCACAACGGCGGCCTCTGCGACCGATTCACTGGGCAGTGCCGCTGCGCTCCGGGTTACACTGGGGATAG GTGCCGGGAGGAGTGCCCGGTGGGGCGCTTTGGGCAGGACTGTGCTGAGACGTGCGACTGCGGCCCGGACGCCCGCTGCTTCCCCGCCAACGGCGCGTGTCTGTGCGAACATGGCTTCACCGGGGACCGCTGCACCGAGCGCCTCTGCCCCGACGGCTTCTACGGTCTCAGCTGCCAGGCCCCCTGCACCTGCGACCCAGAGCACAGCCTCAG CTGCCACCCGATGAATGGGGAGTGCTCCTGCCTGCCGGGCTGGGCGGGCCTCCACTGCAATGAGAGCTGCCCGCAGGACACGCACGGGCCGGGGTGCCAGGAGCACTGTCTCTGTCTGCACGGCGGCGTCTGTCAGGCTGCCAGCGGCCTCTGCCAGTGCGCTCCGGGCTACACG GGCCCTCACTGTGCTAGTCTTTGTCCTCCGGACTCTTACGGTGTCAACTGTTCCTCACGCTGCTCCTGTGAAAATGCCATCGCTTGCTCACCCATCGACGGCGAGTGCGTCTGCAAGGAAG gtTGGCAGCGTGGTAACTGCTCTGTGCCCTGCCCATCTGGAACCTGGGGCTTTGGTTGCAATGCCAGCTGCCAGTGTGCCCATGAGGGAGTCTGCAGCCCCCAAACTGGAGCCTGTACCTGCACCCCTGGGTGGCATGGGGCCCGCTGCCAGCTGCCCTGCCCG AAGGGGCAATTTGGAGAAGGTTGTGCCAGTCACTGTGACTGTGACCACTCTGATGGCTGTGACCCGGTTCATGGACGCTGTCAGTGTGAGGCTGGCTGGACGG GCACCCGATGCCACCTGTCCTGCCCTGAGGGCTTATGGGGAGTCAACTGTAGCAACACCTGCACCTGCAAGAATGGGGGCACTTGCCTCCCTGAGAATGGCAACTGTGTGTGTGCACCCGGATTCCGAGGCCCCTCCTGCCAGAGAT CCTGTCAGCCTGGCCGCTACGGCAAACGCTGTGTGCCCTGCAAGTGCGGGAATCACTCTTCCTGCCACCCCTCGAACGGGACATGCTACTGCCTGGCTGGCTGGACAGGCCCTGACTGCTCCCAGC CATGCCCTCCAGGACACTGGGGAGAaaactgtgcccagccctgccaATGTCACCATGGTGGGACCTGCCATCCCCAGGATGGGAGCTGTATCTGccccccaggctggactggacCCCACTGCTTGCAAG GTTGCCCTCTGTGGACATTTGGTGCTAACTGCTCCCAGCCATGTCAGTGTGGTCCTGGGGAAAAGTGCCACCCGGAGACTGGGGCCTGTGTATGTCCCcccgggcacagtggtgcgccTTGCAGGATTG GAATCCAGGAGCCCTTTACTGTGATGCCTACCACTCCAGTGGCCTATAACTCGCTGGGTGCAGTGATTGGCATTGCAGTGCTGGGGTCCCTTGTGGTGGCCTTGGTGGCACTGTTCATTGGTTATCGGCATTGGCAAAAAGGCAAGGAGCACCACCACCTGGCAGTGGCCTACAGCAGCGGGCGGCTGGACGGCTCCGAGTATGTCATGCCAG ATGTCCCTCCAAGCTATAGTCACTACTACTCCAACCCCAGCTACCACACCCTGTCGCAGTGCTCCCTGAACCCCCCGCCCCCTAACAAG GTTCCCAGCCAGCTCTTTGCCAGCCTGCAGGCCCCTGAGTGGCCAGGTGGGGCCCACGGGCATGATAACCACGCCACCCTGCCTGCTGACTGGAAGCGCCGCCGGGAGCACCCTCCAGGGCCTCTGGACAGGG GAAGCAGCCGCCTGGACCGCAGCTACAGCTACAGCAATGGCCCAGGCCCATTCTATAATAAAG GGCTCATCTCTGAAGACGGGCTCGGGGCCAGCGTGGCTTCCCTGAGCAGTGAGAACCCCTATGCCACCATCCGGGACCTGCCCAGCCTGCCAGGGGGACCCCGGGAGAGCAGCTACATGGAAATGAAAGGTCCCCCTTCAGGATCTCCCCCCAGGCAGCCTCGTCAGCTCCAGCTCCGGGACAGCCAGAGGCGGCGGCAGCCCCCGCCACAGAGAGACAGTGGCACCTACGAGCAGCCCAGCCCCCTGATCCATG ACCGAGACTCTGTGGGCCCCCAGCCCCCTCTGCCTCCGGGCCTACCTCCCGGCCACTATGACTCACCCAAGAACAGCCACATCCCCGGACATTATGACCTGCCTCCAGTACGGCATCCCCCATCACCTCCACTTCGACGCCAGGACCGGTGA